A single Nicotiana tabacum cultivar K326 chromosome 5, ASM71507v2, whole genome shotgun sequence DNA region contains:
- the LOC107821518 gene encoding UBP1-associated proteins 1A: MGTKRKSSTSTPKFQPEEQKRKLELESSSSEQEEEEESEYEPEAAPESESSSSEEEEESEDEATKRQSVRKLLEPFTKDQIIQLFKTAASNDPSILSRVKTLADTDPTHRKIFVHGLGYDTTLYQLHAAFEPYGEIEECKLITDKVTQRAKGYAFVLFKTRVGAKRALKEPQKKIGNRNTSCQLAAVGPAGAGSDSVENATNSNANHVIQQIDSMNYGFGMSPGILSGASMNGLPLLMGQNMGFGVNPMLGLSQAGLAASGFNPSFAGIGAGYGLNSINPGVIGSRYGAQPALQGLGTYPSAQIGQHSFGGTAAMTTVTTPAKDSSGIGSAGVTYPSYLGR; this comes from the coding sequence ATGGGCACGAAGCGAAAATCATCAACTTCAACCCCAAAATTCCAACCTGAAGAACAAAAACGTAAACTTGAACTTGAATCTTCATCCTccgaacaagaagaagaagaagaatctgaATACGAACCCGAGGCCGCACCCGAATCCGAATCATCatcttctgaagaagaagaagagagcgAAGACGAGGCGACAAAGCGACAGAGTGTTCGGAAACTTCTAGAACCTTTCACTAAAGACCAAATAATCCAGCTATTTAAAACGGCCGCTTCAAACGACCCATCAATTCTTTCTCGGGTCAAAACCCTAGCCGATACCGACCCGACTCACCGTAAAATCTTTGTTCACGGACTCGGCTACGACACAACTTTGTACCAACTTCACGCTGCCTTCGAACCCTACGGCGAAATAGAAGAGTGTAAACTGATTACTGATAAAGTTACCCAAAGAGCTAAAGGATACGCCTTTGTGCTATTCAAAACCCGAGTCGGGGCAAAAAGGGCTTTAAAGGAGCCCCAGAAGAAGATTGGGAATCGTAATACCTCTTGCCAACTGGCAGCCGTGGGACCCGCTGGGGCTGGTTCAGATTCGGTGGAGAATGCTACTAATAGTAATGCAAATCATGTTATACAGCAAATTGATAGTATGAATTATGGTTTTGGAATGAGTCCTGGGATATTGAGTGGCGCGAGTATGAACGGGTTGCCCCTTTTGATGGGGCAAAACATGGGCTTTGGAGTGAATCCTATGCTGGGATTAAGCCAGGCTGGTTTAGCTGCATCGGGATTTAATCCTTCGTTCGCAGGGATTGGTGCTGGTTATGGTTTAAATAGCATTAATCCGGGCGTTATAGGTAGTAGATATGGTGCACAACCAGCTTTGCAGGGATTAGGGACTTACCCGAGTGCGCAAATCGGGCAGCATTCATTTGGAGGAACAGCAGCAATGACAACAGTAACTACACCTGCAAAAGATTCCTCTGGCATTGGGTCAGCAGGGGTGACCTATCCCTCGTATTTGGGCCGTTAG